Genomic segment of Canis aureus isolate CA01 chromosome 16, VMU_Caureus_v.1.0, whole genome shotgun sequence:
CCCAGAGGAAGTAAATTTGGTGCCTTCCCCCACCTTGTTCCTCCTTGTCAGCCCACAGGATGCCCTGTAGGCAAGACATGCCAACCAACCTCCCTTCCCATCCCCAGGTATCCAGCAGCTGCGACTACGTGTTTGTGAGTGGAAAGGAGTCTCGTGGGTCCATGAACGCCAGGGTCACCTTCCGCTATGACATCCTCAATGCCCCTCTGGAAATGACAGTCTGGGTCCCCAAGCTGCCCCTGCACATCGAACTCTCGGATGCACGCCTCAGCCAAGTGAAGGGCTGGAGGGTACCTATCCTGCCCGACCGGAGGTACAGCCCTTCCTCAGGATACTCACAGGTGGACACAGCCCTGGCACATAGTCTGGTCCGCATATGTGTATAAGGCCCTAGGTATACACCTGCAGGTCGGTTATGCAGTCAGCACActtttattgagcaactactgtgtgccagacactgatgGGTGCTTGAGACATGGGTGGGTGTGGTAGCTGGTGCCTGACCCAGCCAAGCTCTGGATCCAGCAGAAACTGTCCTGTACATGCCACAGGACATGGTGGACACGTGTGTGCAGGAGATCAAGTGGCACATAGGAGagaaccacctcccctccaagaCAAGCCAAGACAGGCttcctggaagtggtgactcctGACCAAGTCTTCAAGAATGGGTAGAAAGGAATTGGCTGgggagacagagtgagagagtaGCCAGGCCACAGACAAGATGGAGCAGACACAGCAGTGCAGGAGCACACACACCCAGACACGTGTACTCGGCCTGTGCGTAGCAGGGGTACACTCGTGAGCCCATCAGCCCAGGCGTACAGCGACTCACACAAGCCTCCCTGGCTGGGGGGCACCTCACACACCTGACTGTGCGTCTCTGGGGCATGTACTTCACACACCCCTCATTGCTGCTGGAGAGAAaagccagagagaggaagagaggtggGCAACTAAGAGAGGAGGGGCTGGGCCGGAGGAGAAGCAGGCGGCCAAGGGAGAGCTGGGCGCAGTCCATTCTATAGAGTTTAGGAACAGCCAGGCCATGTAGATCAGAGCCTCTCAGACTTGAAAGTGCATAAGAATCATCTGAGGAGCCTGTTAAAGTGCGGATTCTGATCCAGTGGGTCTGGGAGGGGGCCTGTGATTCTGCACTGGGACTAGCTCGGGGAGGACCAGCTTTGAGTAACAAGGGCGCAATGACCTCTGAAGCCAGACATCCTGGGTTTCAATCTTGACTGCTGTTTACTAGCTGGGCAACCTTAGACGACCTACACAGCCTCTCTGTGCCCCTGTTCCTTCAACTGCAAAGTGGGCACGTTAATACTTACCTCAGCGTGGTTGTGAGGATGCGGTAACACATCACCTGCGAGCCCTCTGTGAAGGGATGTTCTGGGTGCTCCATCCTTCTACAAGCAGGAGCAAAGCACTAGCCACGTCCttgacacactctctctctagaGCATGCTTTCCTGACTGTGGATCTCCTAGTTTTAGCATCTTTGGCAGTCTGGATAGGCCAAATTTCCCAAGTCATCAAGTCCTGGCTCCCCTGCGCTTACCAGTGcttgcctcagtttacctctCTCCACTGAGGTTTTGCGATAAGCAGGAGGAACCCAGGCCACCAAGCGTTCTGGCCCTCTGTAACAGGGAGCACCTTTGCTCCAGTTTAGAGCCCAAAACAAGGCCGCGCGCAGGCTTAGCGCTGAAAAAGAGCCCCTGCCAGCCTTCAGCACCACCTATTCCCAGGCCTGGGTGGAGTCCCGCAGAGGCCGAGAGGGAGGGTCCAGAAAATACCTTCCTAGGAAAGTGAGGACTGGGGCCTCCTGGCTCCAAGcttggcagagacagaaggagtggggcaggggggaggctctcggggagcagggaaggagccAGCGGGGCACGGGGCAGACAGTGACTTGTGCAGTTCAGAGGCAGGTGAGGAGTCCTGaccacccccgcctcccccactccactccacctcccaccccaggtcGGCCCGGGAGAgcgaggatgaggatgaggaggaagaggagcgaCGCCAGAGCATGAGCCGCGGCTGCACCCTGCAGTACCAGCATGCCACCCTACAGGTCTTCACCCAGTTCCACACGACATCGTCCGAGGGCACAGACCAGGTGGTCACCATGCTGGGCCCAGACTGGCTGGTGGAGGTCACCGACCTGGTCAGCGACTTTATGCGGGTGGGTGACCCCCGAGTGGCACGCATGGTGGACAGCAGCACGCTGGCGGGCCTGGAGCCCGGCACCACCCCCTTCAAGGTAGGCACGGGACCCTGCCAGTAGCCTTGGTTACCTGTGGGCAGAGAACAGGAACGTTCCTGGGACAGGATTCCTAGGGCCTCAGCCTCCTGGGTCAACCCCAGCAGGCCCCCAAAACAACacactcttcctcctcccccaccctcccccttccTGAAATCCCGACATCAGAGGTGATCACCTTCCACTTCCCCTTGGTGAAGGCTCTCCCTGCAAACCCTGTCAACCTTTACCACCTCTGTATGGCTCAGGGCGCGTCCCTGAGAGCACGCGTGGGTGAGGAGAGGGGGCAGGAAAGGGAATCCGGGCACCTAGGAACTCAACTCTGACCCTCCTTCTCTACAACTGGGTTGAAATCATCCCCTAAGAGATTGTCAATTGTGTGACGGTTGGCTAGGATCTACCTGCAGATGTGTTTATCTGTAAAGCAACTGATCCGACATTGAAACATGGGGAGCtgtctcagttttaaaaaaaaatctagatttctcGTTTTGCAAAACATGCATCTGGCAACACTGGGCCCACAGTCCCACGCGGCAATCATTGGCTGGAGTCAATACTGGTGCCCTCCCTGCATGAGGACGAGTTCTCCTCTGCCACGACCCCACCACTCCCTTTTGTGTCTCTGACGTTGAGGCCAAACATCCGTTGCTATTTATCACTATGTGGGGCTACTGTGTACCTTAAAATCTGCCCACCTCTCTCATCCGTGCTCCTGCCTGGCTCTCGTGAGCCCCTGAAACTCACCTGGCCTCTGGATCCTGGTTTCCAGGTACAGCCCTAAGGCAGAGCCCGAGAGTCCTGCCTCCCAGCCTGCCCCCACTTCCCCCCGGTTCCAGGCGTCTTTTCCAGCAGCACTCGGACTCCTCCTTGGCTGGGAATCCTGGCAGTGCTGCCCTCCTGGCCTTTGCCCACCTCTGTCCCACTCTGCCTCAGGTGGTGTCTCCACTGACGGAGTCTGTGCTCGGGGAAACGCTGCTAACGGTGACGGAGGAGAAAGTCAGCATCACACAGCTGCAGGCCCAGGTGGTAGCCAGCCTGGCCCTCTCCCTGCGGCCCAGCCCAGGGAGCAGCCACACCATCCTGGCCACCACAGCTGCCCAACAGACCCTCAGCTTCCTCAAGCAGGTAACCAGATGCCCAGCTTGCCAACCTGGGGGCTTGGGGtgtggaaggaagaaggggacTCGAGCTTGTCCCTCTGCCATGAGGCCCCTAGATTAGGGCTTTAATGGGAGATCCATCTACCGTGGTGCCCTTCACACCTGGcccaccccattcccctgccATCTGCACAGGGAGGCTGGCCAAGGTCTCGCTCCTTGCATCTGCCACCCCGAGATGTTCCTGCTGAGGGTTCCCCCTTCTGGATTCTCAGAAAGCCCATCAccatctctgcccacccccccgcccaggaATTACCCTCACCCATCTCTGGAGCCCCAACTacagccttccccccacccccgacacaATGGGACACAGGCTACAGGACAGCGGTGGAGAGGTGACGGGCAGGAGCACAGGGAGCAAGAAGGCAGGTGTCGAGCACTGACCCAAGAATCCCCTGCCCCTAACTTGCTCCATGATCCCAGGCCAGTCCCTCCTCTCGGGGccctgcttcctcatctgcaggGAGGGCAATTCTCAGAATGTTTTAACGGAGGAGAAGGCTTGGATGGGGTATGTGTTCTCCTCAACCTCCACATGTTTAATGAGGATGATCCCCAGGTCAGGCATGGAGATAATGGGGTTACTCCTGCAGCAAAACGGACTCGAGGTAGGCCGTAAGGCAGGATATACGTTTCAGCTCATCAAGGGGAGACAGGGACCTGCAAGGTGCAGTATGAGGCCATAATGTGCCCCTtaccctgccccagcctccagaGGAGGACTTCCTGCTCCCACAGCTGTCTCTAAgcacctgccacctgctgggCAAGGTTCCAGTGCTGGGAATTCAGCAGGGGGCCAGATTATCGCAGCGTCTGTCCTCACAGAGCTTGGCATCTGCGCAGCATGTAGCAGTGAAGCCAGCCAGGAGTAGCTCTCTAACCGctgtccccttctcctcctcctccaggaagccctcctgagCCTCTGGCTCTCCTACAGCGATGGCACCACAGCCCCACTCTCCCTCTACAGCCCCCGGGACTACGGGCTGCTGGTGAGCAGCCTGGACGAGCGGGTGGCCACGGTGACCCAGGACCGGGCCTTTCCGCTGGTGGTGGCGGAGGCCGAGGGGGCCGGGGAACTGCTTCGCGCAGAGCTCACCATCGCCGAGACCTGCCAGAAAACCAAGCGCAAGAGCGTGCTGGCCACGACGCCCGTGGGCCTGCGGGTGCACTTTGGGCGGGATGAGGAGGACCCCACTTATGACTACCCGGGGCCCAGCCAGCCGGGCCCCGGCGGGGGCGAGGACGAGGCCCGGGGCGCCGGCCCGCCCGGCACTGGGGTGCCTGCAGCCGAGGCCCCAGGCCCGGGCACCGCCAGCCCCGCGGTGCCGCCCACGGAAGACTTCCTGCCGCTGCCCACCGGCTTCCTGCAGATGCCCCGCGGGCTGACGGACCTGGAGATCGGCATGTACGCGCTGCTGGGCGTCTTCTGCCTCGCTATCCTCGTCTTCCTCATCAACTGCATCGTCTTCGTGCTGCGCTACCGGCACAAGCGCATCCCGCCCGAGGGCCAGACCAGCATggaccactctcaccactggGTGTTCCTGGGCAACGGGCAGCCGCTGCGGGTGCAGGGGGAGCTGTCGCCGCCCGCTGGCAACCCGCTGGAGACGGTGCCCGCCTGCTGCCACGGCGACCACCACAGCAGCGGCAGCTCACAGACCAGCGTGCAGAGCCAGGTGCACGGGCGGGGCGACGGCTCCTCGGGCGGCTCGGCCCGGGACCAGGCCGAGGACCCTGCCAGCTCACCCACCTCCAAGCGCAAGCGGGTCAAGTTTACCACCTTCACCACGCTGCCCACGGAGGAGCTGGCCTATGACTCGGTGCCTGCCGGGGAAGACGATGAGGAGGACGAAGAGGACCTGGGTTGGGGCTGCCCAGATGTGGCAGGCAGCACGCGGCCCACTGCGCCCCCGGACCTGCACAATTATATGCGCAGAATCAAAGAGATGGCATAGAGGCGCCGTCCCCCCGGGGGGTGGGCTGTGTGTGGGACACAGCTGGGACCCCCGCTCACACTGATGCAGGCCGGCTGAAGTGGATTTTGTACTCCCTGCCCCTGCAGCTTCGCTCTGTGCTGGGTGGCCGTGGCCGCCTACCCCACGCGGTCCTTCCTGCCACCTCACCCCGTACCCGATGCTGCCCCCGAAGGCGGACGGCTCCTTCCTCAGGAGCTTGCTAGGACGAAAGCGATCCCAGGCCTTGTTCTACCCTTTCTGAACCTCCTCCAATCTTAGATGACCCCCGGCCCCAAAAGTGAGGCGTGGAGGCCAAGCTTGGGGTGAGGGG
This window contains:
- the TMEM132E gene encoding transmembrane protein 132E, which encodes MAPRMSGRGGAALLCLSALLAHASGRSHPASPSPPGPQASPVLPVSYRLSRTRLAFFLRDARPPPPAAANGSLQRSEPFVVFQTKELPVLNVSLGPFSTSQVVGRELLQPSSTLDIPERLTVNWKVRAFIVRARVPASQPVAQVLFYVAGRDWDDFGVTERLPCVRLHAFRDAREVKSSCRLAGGLATCLVRAELPLAWFGPPAPAAPPAARRKPPDALEPEAAGESQQAELYYTLHAPDASGGCGGGRRGAGPGAGARAESPTQHPLLRIGSISLFRPPPRRTLQEHRLDSNLMIRLPDRPLKPGEVLSILLYLAPNSSSPSGPGPSVEHFTLRVKAKKGVTLLGTKSRSGQWHVTSELLTGAKHSTATVDVAWAQGTPLPPWEGQGPLEILQLDFEMENFTSQSVKRRIMWHIDYRGHSALPDLERAVTELTVIQRDVQAILPLAMDTEIINTAILTGRTVAIPVKVIAIEVTGLVLDVSALVECESDNEDIIKVSSSCDYVFVSGKESRGSMNARVTFRYDILNAPLEMTVWVPKLPLHIELSDARLSQVKGWRVPILPDRRSARESEDEDEEEEERRQSMSRGCTLQYQHATLQVFTQFHTTSSEGTDQVVTMLGPDWLVEVTDLVSDFMRVGDPRVARMVDSSTLAGLEPGTTPFKVVSPLTESVLGETLLTVTEEKVSITQLQAQVVASLALSLRPSPGSSHTILATTAAQQTLSFLKQEALLSLWLSYSDGTTAPLSLYSPRDYGLLVSSLDERVATVTQDRAFPLVVAEAEGAGELLRAELTIAETCQKTKRKSVLATTPVGLRVHFGRDEEDPTYDYPGPSQPGPGGGEDEARGAGPPGTGVPAAEAPGPGTASPAVPPTEDFLPLPTGFLQMPRGLTDLEIGMYALLGVFCLAILVFLINCIVFVLRYRHKRIPPEGQTSMDHSHHWVFLGNGQPLRVQGELSPPAGNPLETVPACCHGDHHSSGSSQTSVQSQVHGRGDGSSGGSARDQAEDPASSPTSKRKRVKFTTFTTLPTEELAYDSVPAGEDDEEDEEDLGWGCPDVAGSTRPTAPPDLHNYMRRIKEMA